The genomic stretch CAAGTGAAGCAGAAAGACAGCAGGCATTAAAGGAACTGGAGGGTTAATGACATGAGTGAAATGAAAGCAATTAGAGTGGCATATGGTGAGGCACTTGCTGAACTTGGCGAGGCAAATGAAAAAGTTGTTGTAATGGATGCGGATCTGGCACATGCTACCATGACTGCGACCTTTGCAGAAAAGTTCCCGGAGAGGTTTTTTAATGCAGGCATTGCAGAAGCAAACATGGTTGATATGAGTGCAGGCCTTTCTACCATGGGATACATACCTTTCTGCAGCACCTTTGCCATATTTGGCGCAGGACGGGCTTATGAGCAGGTAAGAAATGGTGTCGCTTACCCTAATTTCAATGTAAAGCTGGGTATGACCCATTCCGGAATCACACTTGGCGAAGACGGCGGAAGCCACCAGGCCATTGAAGATATGGCTCTTATGCGGGTAATCCCCGGCATGACCGTGATCGTTCCCTGTGATGCCAGCGAAACCCACCGTGCCGTTAAGGCAGTTGCAGATATGCAGGGTCCTGCTTATCTTCGCCTCGCAAGACTTCCAAGCCCGGTGTTTGAAGAGGATATGCCCTTTGTAATCGGAAAGGCAAACGTATTAAAAGAAGGTACGGATGCAGTGGTATTTGCCTGCGGCATCATGGTATCTACCGTACTGGAATGCTCAAAGAAGCTTGAGGCAGAAGGAAAATCCGTCACTGTTGTCAATATGCATACCATTAAGCCTATTGACAGGGAGTGCATTTTGAAATATGCTGAGAAGTGTAAGAATGTTATAACCGTGGAAGAACACAGCATCATCGGCGGTCTTGGAGATGCAGTTGGCGATGTTCTTCTGGAAAATAAGTGTAATGTCACATTTAAAAAGATCGGTGTACAGGACCGGTTCGGTCAGTCCGGAAAGCCGGAAGAGCTTCTGGAGGAATACGGACTGAGTGAGAAACAAGTATATAATCAGATAAAAGGAGTGTTGGAAGCATGAGAATCGCATTAATTAATGAGAACAGCCAGGCGGCTAAAAACGAAATGATTTACAACAGCTTAAAGAAGGTTGCAGATACAAAGGGCTATACAGTGGATAACTATGGCATGTATTCTGCAGAGGACAGCAATTCCCTGACTTATGTACAGAACGGAATCCTGGCAGCCATTCTTTTAAACTCCGGAGCAGCGGATTATGTAATTACCGGATGCGGAACCGGCGAAGGTGCCATGCTGGCTTTAAACAGCTTCCCGGGCGTGATCTGCGGTCATGTGTGTGACCCAAGCGACGGCTACATGTTTGCACAGATCAACGACGGCAATGCGATCGCAATGCCATTTGCAAAGGGCTTTGGCTGGGGTGCAGAACTGAATCTGGAGTATACATTTGAAAAATTATTCTCTGAAGAAAGCGGACAGGGCTATCCAAGAGAGAGAGCCATTCCGGAGCAGAGAAATAAAAAAATCTTAGATGTGGTAAGAGAAAATAACTTAAAGGATATCCTGACCTGCTTAAAGGGACTTGACCAGGAACTGGTAAAGGGAGCTGTTGGCGGCGAGAAATTCGGAGAGCTGTTCTTCGCAAACTGCAAGGATGAATCCATTGCAGAATATGTAAAGAGCCTGCTGGCATAGGAGGTTCCTAATGCTGAAAAACAAACCATCGGGAGTTGCCCATGTGGCGATTCCCACGGATGAACCGGAAGCAACCGTATTTTTCTACGAGAATCTGGGATTTACCAGACTGGTGGATGGAGGAATCCGCGGAATGCTGCAATGCGGGACCTGTGTCATTGAATACTATCCCAGACGCCAGGAGATAAAGCCCATCGGTAACATCGATCACATTGCCCTGACTTGCGAAAACCTGGATGAAGCATATGAGGAAATCGTGGCCCTGGGACATAAACTTTTATCCGACGGAATAGAATCCAACCAGATGTTTGCACCTCTCCCCAATCGTTTCTTTCTTTTTCAGGGACCGAATGGTGAGAAGATTGAATTTTGCAAAGTTGGCTAGTTATGAATAAATATAACATTTAAGGAGAATTGCCATGAGATTTTTTATCGATACAGCAAATACGGAAGACGTAAAGAAAGCAAACGATATGGGCATCATCTGCGGTGTTACCACGAATCCTTCCCTGATCGCCAAAGAAGGCCGGGATTTCGTTGAAGTCATCAAAGAAATCACTTCTATTGTGGACGGACCCATCAGCGGAGAAGTGAAAGCGACAACTGAGGATGCAGAAGGCATGATCAAAGAGGGCCGTGAAATCGCAGCGATCCATCCCAATATGGTAGTAAAGATCCCTATGACCGTGGAAGGACTGAAAGCCGTTAAGGTATTGACTGCAGAAGGAATCAAGACCAATGTGACACTGGTGTTTTCTGCCGCTCAGGCACTTTTGGCTGCCCGCGCAGGCGCAACCTACGTTTCACCGTTTTTGGGCCGTCTGGATGATATTTCTATGCCAGGCATTGATTTGATCTGTGACATCATGGATATTTTCAGGGAACACGGAATTGAGACAGAAATCATTGCAGCCAGCGTCCGCAATCCGATCCATGTCATCGACTGTGCAAAGGCAGGAGCCGACATTGCTACGGTACCTTACAGTGTACTGGTACAGATGGTAAAGCACCCGCTGACCGATCAGGGAATTGAGAAATTCAAGGCGGATTATAAAGCAGTATTTGGTGAATAACCAGTAGAGTAGTTTAGGGCGGAGCCTTTTCAGGCTTCGCCCTTTCTTTCTATTTTTTGATTCAGGTTATCAGACCCAGCAGCTTCAGACCCAGCAGCTTCAGAACTTCGCGTGGTCCTTCTGACGATTCCTTAAGCCATTATCATGCCGGACGTTCAACCAGGATTTATTGAATAGGGATACAGATTTCACAAAGGTGCCGCTCTATAAGTTCTGCCTTATAACGTTCTAAAATCGGCCGTGAAGAATCAGGAATATAGCTTTCTGCAAAAAGCTGCGGGAAAACTTCTTCCCAGGCCCGCTTAACTGCCTCGGCTGTGTGATCGATGGTAAAGACTCCATACTTGCCCCCGGTGATGCTGCCAATGTGAACCTCCTTTTCAATGGAAGAGTTACCAACAGAGCCGCCAACAGAGCCACCAACAGAACTACCGCCAGGGCATCCGTCAGGCAGAAGGATACAGGCATCATACCGGCATGCTTCGGGCGGTATCATCTGTGGATTATCCTGGGCGATACCCAGAATGACGGAATGGCTGTTCATTAAATCCCTGGACTTTGCCCAGTGCTTTAAGCGTTCCATGGTCTCTGTATTGCCCGGACCATAAGGGCCGGTATGCCTGATATAAGCCATGGAGCAGGGAGCTATTTGTTCTATTTGTTCTATTTTTAAAGTCATTGTATTTCCTTCTTTCCTTGTATTAGGACCGGTCCTTTTCCACAGTACAATGATATAAAATGAAATGCAACTGAACTTTTAAACGTTGTGCAATTTCACCAATGGATTCCCCGGAACAGGAGCCTGGGGATCTTACTCTTGCATAATTAAAAAAGTAGTAATAAAATGGTTATAAGATTTGATTTGTTATGGTAACGGATCATGGCCATTACTGGAAATTTAAGGAGAATGGCAAGCTTTGCAATGTTGGAATAGAAGTTTTATAATGCACGAACGGAGGAACCGGAATGAAAAATGAAATACTTGCTAAAGAACACTGCCCATACTGTAAAAGACATTGTTCTTTAATAGATCCCCACTGCGGAAAAGGAAGAGCATTGGCGGAAAAGAGAAAAAAGGAAGAGAAGAAGGTAAAAGAAGAAAAAAAGGAACCAGCCATGGATCCTGAAACGGTAGAATGGAAAGATATCCAGTCCGAAATCAGACTGATACACCTTTTTAATAATGTCAGCTGTCTGCTGCCTGAGCGGAAAGCCGGGAAGCAGGGAGGGAAAGGGGTCAGGCTTTATATAATGGCAGAATTGGCTGAAAAAGGTGACCTGACACAAAAGGAGCTTAAGGAAAATTCCGGGCCGCTTTTTAAAGAGCTGGAGGAGGCTTTGCAAAAGCTGGAGAAAAAGGGCTATATCAGCCGGAAGCAGGATGAAGGAAAAGACATAAAGATCTCACTGACCGGTAAGGGATACGAGTCGGCCAAAGAACATATGAGGGAGTGGAAGAGGGAGAATGACAGTATTTTTTCCCCGCTTACAGAGGATGAAAAAGGTTCGCTGGAACAAATTCTGAAAAAAATTCACCCCTGAATAAACTACGCCATGAATATGGCATTTTCCATAAGACCAGGGTTGTGTTTCGTTAAAAATTGTAGTACAATGCAACAGGATATCATCCGATTATTATGTTTTATGATGCGGCTGCCGCAGGAGGAGTACCATTGAAATACCAGGTAAAGAAAACCAGGTCTGTCAGCCGGATACTGGCACTGTTATGTTGTATTGCCTTACTTTTTGGAGAACTGAATGCGCTGGGCATGGACTGGAATCCTGGACAGGCGTTTTTAATTATAACGCAGGCCCTGCCAAAAGGATATACTCATCCGAAAAAGAATGACGCGGTTGCTGAGTTTCCGGGAGCCTTAGAGGAAGAGGCTGCGGGTGAAACTCTGGTTGATGCCTGGAGCAGGTACTTAATCGGAATCTTACCATTAAAGTATCTGGCGGTCAAAGAATTATTCCTGCCTGCCCCGCTTATTTTATGGTCGGAACGAACCATGTTGATGAAGGAGGGGTATGCCGGCAGAGAGTATCTGATCAGGTACATCCATGATTCGGATGGTGAGAAAGGAGTAAGGGTTAAAATTTAAAAGTATTTAAAATTATAATAAGAAAAGAGGATAACCAATGAAGCCAGGAAAGAAAATGCTTGCTGCAATTTTAATAGTAATTGCGGCTCTCATTTGTGTTGCGGCATTTGGGGCCGGAAGCGGTATTAAGGGCGTACGTGAAATGCGTTACGGTATCGACATCCGCGGAGGAGTAGAGGCAGTATTTGAACCACAGGGACTTGACCGCACCCCATCAGAAAAGGAACTTGATACAGCCAGACAGGTCATAGAGACCCGTATGGATAACCAGAATATTGTTGACCGCGAAGTGACCGTGGATAAAAACGGAGGATATATCATCGTCCGGTTCCCATGGAAATCCGGTGAGACCAATTTTAACCCGGAAGAGGCCATTGCGGAGTTAGGTGAGATGGCTGAGCTTACATTCCGGGATCCTGATGGTAATGTTCTGATCCAGGGAAAAGATGTACAGAACGCAGCCCCTGAGACCGCAAATAACAACGGGATCAAGAGCTATCAGGTAGCTCTTAGCTTTAATGCAGAAGGCTCCAAGCTGTTTGAAGATGCGACAGGAAAGCTGATCGGAAAACGGATGAGCATTTACATGGATCAGGATCTGATTTCCAGTCCTACAGTACAGACTAAGATATCAGGCGGACAGGCAGTTATTACAGGAATGCAGGATTATGATGATGCAAAGAATCTGGCTGAGAAGATCAATGCAGGCTCTCTTCCATTTTCCCTTAAGACCACCAATTTCTCCACCATAAGCCCTTCTCTTGGAAACAATGCTTTGTCGATTATGATATATGCAGGATTGGCTGCGTTTTTAGTGATCTGCTTGTTTATGCTGGTATTTTACAAGCTGCCAGGCGCTGTTGCCTGTGTCACTCTGGTCCTGCAGACGGTT from Lacrimispora sphenoides JCM 1415 encodes the following:
- a CDS encoding transketolase family protein, coding for MSEMKAIRVAYGEALAELGEANEKVVVMDADLAHATMTATFAEKFPERFFNAGIAEANMVDMSAGLSTMGYIPFCSTFAIFGAGRAYEQVRNGVAYPNFNVKLGMTHSGITLGEDGGSHQAIEDMALMRVIPGMTVIVPCDASETHRAVKAVADMQGPAYLRLARLPSPVFEEDMPFVIGKANVLKEGTDAVVFACGIMVSTVLECSKKLEAEGKSVTVVNMHTIKPIDRECILKYAEKCKNVITVEEHSIIGGLGDAVGDVLLENKCNVTFKKIGVQDRFGQSGKPEELLEEYGLSEKQVYNQIKGVLEA
- a CDS encoding RpiB/LacA/LacB family sugar-phosphate isomerase, giving the protein MRIALINENSQAAKNEMIYNSLKKVADTKGYTVDNYGMYSAEDSNSLTYVQNGILAAILLNSGAADYVITGCGTGEGAMLALNSFPGVICGHVCDPSDGYMFAQINDGNAIAMPFAKGFGWGAELNLEYTFEKLFSEESGQGYPRERAIPEQRNKKILDVVRENNLKDILTCLKGLDQELVKGAVGGEKFGELFFANCKDESIAEYVKSLLA
- a CDS encoding VOC family protein, translating into MLKNKPSGVAHVAIPTDEPEATVFFYENLGFTRLVDGGIRGMLQCGTCVIEYYPRRQEIKPIGNIDHIALTCENLDEAYEEIVALGHKLLSDGIESNQMFAPLPNRFFLFQGPNGEKIEFCKVG
- the fsa gene encoding fructose-6-phosphate aldolase; the protein is MRFFIDTANTEDVKKANDMGIICGVTTNPSLIAKEGRDFVEVIKEITSIVDGPISGEVKATTEDAEGMIKEGREIAAIHPNMVVKIPMTVEGLKAVKVLTAEGIKTNVTLVFSAAQALLAARAGATYVSPFLGRLDDISMPGIDLICDIMDIFREHGIETEIIAASVRNPIHVIDCAKAGADIATVPYSVLVQMVKHPLTDQGIEKFKADYKAVFGE
- a CDS encoding AraC family transcriptional regulator; the protein is MTLKIEQIEQIAPCSMAYIRHTGPYGPGNTETMERLKHWAKSRDLMNSHSVILGIAQDNPQMIPPEACRYDACILLPDGCPGGSSVGGSVGGSVGNSSIEKEVHIGSITGGKYGVFTIDHTAEAVKRAWEEVFPQLFAESYIPDSSRPILERYKAELIERHLCEICIPIQ
- a CDS encoding MarR family winged helix-turn-helix transcriptional regulator, with the translated sequence MKNEILAKEHCPYCKRHCSLIDPHCGKGRALAEKRKKEEKKVKEEKKEPAMDPETVEWKDIQSEIRLIHLFNNVSCLLPERKAGKQGGKGVRLYIMAELAEKGDLTQKELKENSGPLFKELEEALQKLEKKGYISRKQDEGKDIKISLTGKGYESAKEHMREWKRENDSIFSPLTEDEKGSLEQILKKIHP